DNA from Rubripirellula lacrimiformis:
CCAAACCGCCTACAAGGGCACGGGAATCGGGCTGGCCATCTGTCAACGAATCGTCGATCGCCTAGAAGGGCGGATCTGGGTGGAGGAATCCCCCCTGGGCGGATCTACCTTCCTATTCGAATTCCCAAGCGATAGCGACGTCCCATTCGAAGCAAACGTCTAGCCACCATCGAAGACCGCGCTGCGTTCGAACAGCAACGAACGGTGGACGGATGGTCGCCAAATCAGACAGACAACCGGCATTGGTCGTCTGAAGGTGATGCGTCAGGTGATCGAGTCACCCGTGCTGCCGCTCGATACGGTGTCCACCGAATGATCCACCGTCTTGGAGCCGATTAAGCTTTCTTGACGAATTCGGACTTCAACGACATGGCACCGACACCGTCGATTTTACAATCGATGTCATGATCTCCGTCGACCAATCGAATGTTCTTCACCTTGGTGCCGCCTTTGACGACCAGTGACGAACCTTTGACTTTCAGGTCCTTGATGACGACGATCGTATCGCCAGATTGCAAGACATTTCCATTGGCGTCTTTGACCGCAGCTTCATCGGCCTTGGCGGCTTCTTCGGCCGGTGACCATTCATGACCACACGACGGACACACCAACAGGATGCCGTCTTCGTATGCGAATTCCGATTGACAAGCAGGACAGGGAGGTAATTGGCTCATAGAAACAGATCGTAACGACGGAACGAACGGGCCAGCGGAACTTTGCCAGCGGAGTTGCAGGATGAAACAGTGGCCAGTATAGCGATTCACACCGCACCTACGAACCTGCGTGACAGAAGGACGCACCGGATCGATGTCGCCGATGCCCTTCGGCTGTCCGGCCTTATTTTGCCATCTGAACTTCTTCCGCCGGCGGCAGCAGCTTAGGCTTGATGGTCAGATGGCCAATCGGAACGAAACGCATGCTGCTGGCGACCGCCGCAATGTTGTGCGTTCCGCATCCGGTCATCATCAGGTGAGCGGTTTTCGTAGAACAAAATCCCGCCCTAGGGGCTTCCATCTTATGAAAGTCCAGCAAGCGAAACGACGTTCACGGCTTTCGGGAACACCCACTGTGTGATGTCGTGCAGTCGTCAGATCGAACGACTTGGCACCGCTTCGATTCTACTTGCTTGCCACGACCTTGGTTCGGCAAAGTCACCGGTTGTCTCGTTCGCATGCAGCATCCACCGTCCGCGGTGAAAGCCTTCTAGAACCAGACGAATCCGCAACGAATCACGTTCAAGATCCGTGAATTTGGGAGGACCTGCATTCAAGTCGTGCTCCTTTGCATCGCGATTCCCAAAGAAATCGACGAAACCTGGCAGCCTAGCGATCCGTTCAGGGTCACAGATGAAGCCCAGGCTCCACGCACCGAAATTCCGCCGCTCGATCACACGATTGGCCAACAGAATCCTGCCGCTGTGTCGCGTGTCACTGGCAATGCGTTCGTAAAGCGAGCTGACCGAACTTGCCGGTCCTTCCAACACATGAAAAAAGGCATCGTCGCGGTAAAGCAACACGCCGCTAATTTGATGCGTTTCGTTTTTATGGCGTGAACGTTGAACGAGTTCGCCAATTTCCGTATCGCTGAACGATACGAGTGCCGTGCTGGCATAGACCAGCTGTTTCAGCTCGCCATGCTCAGTATCAATTGATTTCATGATTTGTACCAATGCCAAGAGAATGCCCCGCGCTTGGCAGCCTTGAAAGGTCAGATTCGTCCAACCGTTCCCGACTATCAAAAGTCTGTGTCAGCTTTGCGACCATTGCAGCTTGGGAAGCCGCGGAATCACCATTCACTGTCACCGCATAACATGCTGTGACGATGGTGCGGGTTCTCTGATCGGATGCTGATCAAGAGGGGCCGCTGGGACCGTCAGAGGCCGGCGGAATGGTCCAGCAGGACGGATGCTGATGCATCCCGATCCCTTGGCTATCCGACAAATGGGCGTAATAGGTCACCGCGTCGGGAGCAGCAAGCAAAATCAGGCGAGTATCCAAGCCCGCCGCATCATGGATCGCTGCAATCAGAGATCGGCCGATTCCCTGGCTCTGAAATGCGACATCGACCGCCAAATCGGAAAGATAAGTGCAGTAGGCGAAATCCGTCATCGCACGCGCGACACCCACGAGCAGCGCACGGTCATTTCGGGCGGTCACGATCAAATCCGCATTCGCCAGCATCTTCGAAATTGTCGCCACGCTATCCACCGGTCGCCGCGCCGCCAGCGTCGATCGCTGCAACACGTCGATGAATTCATCCGCCGTTAAATCCGCCTCGATCGCGTACTGCATCCGTTGTCTTTCGGTCGATAGTGGAGTGGAAAACGATCAGGCCACGCAGCATGGGACAAATCGCGGAGCACGGTTTCACAATCGGCAATCACTTTTGCTGATCAGCATCCATGGATGCCAGGCTTGAAAAATGTTGGGTCAGCGCGATCGTGTTCGCCAATCGTTGTGCGGCGCGGGTGTCGTTCATCGGCGCTGCGGCGTTTGCGTCGGCCGACTCGTCGGCCTTGATCGACTTCAAAACCAAGCATGGGTGACGCGGGGACACCTCGTTTCGAGTGATCAATTTTTCCGTTCCCGGATGGCGAACGACCACGGTGTCATGCTTTCGCAGGAACCCTTGCCACGATTCGCGAAACTCGTCCAACGACACCGCGGTGCCGACCTTCGCATCGTCGAGCCCGATCTGGTCGCGAAAGTACTCGTCGCCCAGGCAATCGGCCTGGATCACCATTTCGAAACGTTCGCCTGTCACCAAACGTTGGGCGACCCAATAGACAGGCCGCGGAGGAACTTTTGACTTCGGCGGACGGACTCGTGGCTTTGGCCGAACGGAAGCCGGTCGATAGTCACCCTGTTCCTGTTCACCGTAGGCGACGACGATGTTTTCCAAAGTGCCGCGCAGTGCCTTAGGAACGTTGTTGGCATCGGGGACTCGTTTGGAGTTCACGCGCCAATTGGATTTTGGATTGGCGATCTGTTGGTCGATGATTCGATCAAACGCCTGCATCAACTCGGCTAGTTGCAAGGCAAGTCCCGGCGTCTCGGGTTCGTTGTCCGCCAATGCAGCGATCACCGCTTCCAAAGTCGAAAGGGCCTGATCGTCGGGTTCACGGCGGATTCGGTATCGTCCCGGTTCGGGTGGCGCCAACTTGAAACGGGGAAGCGTCGCCAAGCGGGGAATGTCCCGCATCAGTGTTTTGGTGTGGTGCCAGGTTCCGTCCAAGACAATCAATTGCGATGGACGCTGATCGACCGGCAAATCGGTCAACAGCGGCACGTCATCGCCGGGATACAGAACGGCCGCATCATCGGCCAGCGTGACTTCGTTCATCCGCCGAGCCAACACGTCGTTGTTTTCAACGATCAATCGGCAACGGTCCAACGCCATGTCGACCATCCGAGCGGTGTTGAACGGATGTTCGCGTTCTCGCCGATGCTGCAAAATCAGCACGTCGGTGCGATTGGCAACCGAAGGAATCAGAGAGCAGTAGCACAGTTTCTGTGGCCGGAAACAGCGCAGGCAACGAGGCTGGAAGTCAGGTGCCGCCTGGGTTTCCCCAGGTTGATTGTTTGAATCGGCGGCGGGCACTGATGGGGGGGGTGGTTGATCCGACGGAGTATTCAAACGACCGGCCCCTCGTCACCAAAAAAGAACATCCGCTGCGATGATGGATCTTGCAAAGGTGGTTGTCTCGATTTCTGCTGCTGTTGGCTCTGTTGCTGAGGTTGGTTCTGTTGCTGCAATCCAGCACCGGGGACCACGCCGGCCGATGGTTCATCAATCGGTTCGACATCCACACTGACACGCAGCGAAGGTTTCCCACCGCCCAACACCACGCCACGCATCGGGCTGACGTCGTTGTAATCGCGCCCGACACAGATCGGCACGTGTTGTGTCCCAACGAAACATGCATTGGTGGGATCATAACCAACCCACTGATGCTCCGAACCAGCGTACACGCTTAGCCATGCATGCGATTCGTCCGCACCGACCATCCGTTCTTTCCCGGGGGGCGGCAAAGTCCTTAGATAGCCGCTGACATAGCGCGCCGGGATTCCCAACGATCGCAGACAAGCGATTTCGATATGTGCGAAATCTTGGCAGACCCCCGCCCGTAGTTCGAACGCTTTATCGGTGGGTGTGTTGACCTCGGTCGCCGACGAATCGTATTTAAAGTCGCGGTGGATTCGGCGCGTCAGATCCAACGTCGCAGCTAAGATCCCGCGGCCCGGCAAAAACGACTGACGTGCGTACTGGGCGAAGATTTCCGATGCCGAGATGCGAGCGGAATCGAAGCGATATTCCAGAACTCGCAGAGGCGTATCGGCGGTCGTAAGCGCCTGTTCGACAATGGTTTCCCAAAGGACGTCTCCCTCGAACGTGCTGCCCTCGGGCGTCGACGTTTCCGGAGGCATGTCGACCGCCGCGACCGTCACATCGCTAGTGGCCACAACCTTCAATTCCCGATGTAAAAACTCGATCGCGAACGAATAGACTTGGTTGCCAAAGTAATCCTTGTGTTCAAACACGCTGTCGGGCGACGGGTGAATCGACATCGTGGAACTATGCACCGTCACACGCCCACCGGATCGCGGCTGCATCCGCAATTGGTTCTGGCAAATCGCCACCTGATCACTATACGAATAGTGCGTCTGGTGGGTGATTCGATAGCGGGCGGATTGATTGGACACGGCGCGTGTGGTGAATGGGATCGAGATGGGAAGTGGGATTCGGTCGCCATGACAGCGACACAGGAATCAGGGACGGCACCAGACCAAATCCGTTACGAAATGATGGGCGGCAGAACACCGGTCAGCGACTGAGTTGCGCCGGTGTGGATCAAATATCTTGCAGCGATCACGTTGGACAATTCCGGCAGGACTTCCAACATCCGATCGAGCAACCGCTGCAGTTTAATGCGTCGGTCGGCATCCCCACTTTCCGACAAATCATTTGGATCCGCCATCCGCAGATAGTGTACCAATTCCAATGCTAGTTTCTCGTCATGCCCCAAGCCGACCGAACTGGAACTATTTGGCAATTGATCCAAAACCCGACAGATTTCGTCAAGCTGGAAGCGAATCGAACGGGGATTCGTCTCGTCGGTGACCAGCAGATCCAAGGTCGGCGCCACACGAACCAGATTCAGATATCGCGAACGATAGGTCATCAGACTGTCGGATGTTTCCAAGACGGCTTCACAGACCGCGCGTTCGCCTCTGCCGACCGGAACCAATGTCGCGGACAATAATTCGGCGGTTTGGTAAGCCCGTTCCAGGCGACGTCCCAGTTCCAAGAACTGCCACGCATGGGTCCGAGTAAAGCTTTCGCTAAGCACCCCGGCGAAACCCAACAGGTCGACAATCAATCCGTTCATCCGCTCGATCAGACGCCCGATATTTCGTTCAGCCAGCGGGGCGTTCAGATCGGCTTCGGCCCGTTGAATGATCCGATAGGCATCGATGGACAGGCGGTCACGAACCACCATCGCATTGTGGATCACGGATCCGATGGTGCTTTGCAGTCCACGTGGTTGCCCGGCGTCCATCACCGATGCGGGCAACATGTCTTCCAGCCGCGGCATCGACACTTCCAACGGCGCGATCGCATAGTCCGGTTCGATCTGACCGATCGCGGCCAACCCAGCCACCAACCGTGGCAGTTCGGGCAATTCGTGCAGTTCGTTTTCGCTGGCCAGCCGAGTCAAGGTGGTTCGCAACAGCCGCGCGATCGCTTCGCCACGCTCGGCATAACGTCCCAACCAAAACAGGTGTTCGGCGACTCGGCTAGGCAGTTCGTCCCCAGACCGTTTCAACACAATCTTTGCATCCGCAGGCGCCAACAAGGTCGCATCGCTGTCGACCGGATGGTCGCTAGCGATCCAACAATCTTGGGCCATTTGACCACTGTGGGCCGACCGTCCCAACGACCTTTCGGTCGGGCTCAATCGTGCCAAGGCACCGGGAAGGACTTCCACGCCCCTTTCGGTTTGCAACTGAAAACAACGCAAAGCGACATGCCAAGGTTGCCACTTGCCGTCGTTCCAGACCGGCGTCGTGCTATGCGGCAACCTTTCTTGCGCAATGTATTCACGCGGATTGGCTTTGATCGCCGATACCAGTTCAGACCTGGCTTCGCTGGATAGTTCCTGCGGGTGGATCGGCGATGTGCCCGTCACCGCGAAGGCACCGCGAATCGCAAGCGTGTCCAGGTTATCCAGGACATACTGCAATTCCTTAGGACCGCCACACCAATACGTTGCGACCGAAGGCAGCTTGAGATCTTCGCCGAAAAAGAATCGGTTTGCCCCAGGCAGGAACGGCATCAATGCAGGAATCTGAGCCATGACGCTGCCGATCGCGTTGGCGACGGCCAGATTGCCACCGCGGATCGCCCGCAACAGCCCCGTCACACCCTCGGTCGAATCGGGCAACAGTTCCAAAGGATCACATTTGCGATCCGAGATGTGCCGCCACAGGACTTCGATCGAAAGCAGGCCACCCAAGGTCTTCAGATTCAGCCGACCGCCGCGAACGGCCAAGTCGGTTCCCTGGACCAGCGTCAGTCCCAGGTACCGAGCCAGGTAGGCGTCTTCGAATTCGCGATAGCTGTCGACACCGGGCGTCAGCAAAGCAACGCGAGGGTTCTCTCGCATCGCCGGTGCAAGCGATCGCAAATGCACTCGCAACGATTCGAAAAAATGCGCCAAACGTCGCGTATTGCTTTGCCGCACCAGCCTGGGGAAAACGCGGCTGGTGATGATCCGGTTCTCCAGCAGGTACCCCAGCCCGCTGGGGGCACGCGTACGATCGCTGACAACCCACCACGCTCCATCCTTGGCGCGTGCCATATCGGTTGCCGTGATGTGCAGCCGAGTGCCACCAAAACTTGGCACACCGTGATAGGCACGTTGGAAAATGGGGTTGGCCGCTAACAGTTCCGCCGGAACGATGCGTTCTTTGACCAGCCGTTGGCGGCCAAGCAGGTCCCCCAAGACGGCCTCTAGCAATCGGGTGCGTTGCGCCAGACCGGCTTCGACCTTTTTCCAAGATTCCGAATCGATCACCAGCGGTACTGGCGAAAGTTGCCATGGACGATTCTGGCGTCCTTCGCCTTCGTTCTCGTTTTCCACCAAGAACGTGGTGCCGTTTTCACGCAGCAATTGATCGATCGTCGATTCACGTTCGTTCATCCCGGCCAATCCGAGTTGTTCAACGTGTGCAGCCAACAGTTGCCAAGAGGGTCGAATTTTCCCGTCGGCGGTTTTGCACTCGTCGTAACGATCCGCCGGCGGCTGGTAATCGCTTAGCGAACAGTTCGAAGTGACGGTAGCGTTCAAATTGCGGGACCTTTGCGGAATTGCTGAACATCAGACTCTCATCACGCCCAATCACTCGGAAGCCGATCGGTTGTCCCCTGCTAAATCCGATGCCAGATCCGAGCGGATGATTGGTAGACGCATCTTATCGGACGGCCACGGGAATGGGCACTCGGGGCGGGCAAGACGGTTTGGCGATTACGGCAACTAGCACACCCTAAGGTGGCGAAATCGTCTCAATCCGTATTTCAGACAGCGAAAACGACGACTCGTGATTCGATCCGATGACCAACTTCGCCTCGTCCGTACCGGTCCAACCGCCCCCCATGACCAACGCCGACGGATCACCACGCCAATCCAAGATCGATTGATCGCCAAAGAAGCACTGGATGCCATCATCGCGGACATCCATCGATATTCGTTGCGGCTGGTCACCAAGTGGGGGACAACGGCGCTGAACCGAAATCAGTCTGCCATCGGACGTAAATCCGATCCCCGCAATCGATTCGGAAGAACGTTGGGAATCGATCAAGATGAAACACTGCGATTGTCCGTGGACCGGCAAGAACATGACCAACGGACCGGTGCCCTCGACGCGACGTACCGTCACGATCAACCGATATTCTTCCAGGACACGAATCGGCACCGACAACAAGCTGGGGGTGGAATTCGGAATCAGCAGTTCGGTGTCCGTTAGTTCCCATCCAGTTCCGGTTTGAATCGAACGATCGGTGTCCAAATAACCGAACAGATCCAACGGGGGAGAAACCGTTTGGATCTTGGGGGGCGACACCACCGCCTGTTTGCCTTCGGATGGATTGTCTGCATCGACGTCACCGGGCAGATCGTCTGCAATCGTCTCCATCACCAGGGCCAGGTTCGCAGCTTGCCGCCGGATCGTGTGCACGGTCAGGCCTGCCAGGATCGCAATCGTCAACATCGCTGCGCCGCCAACCAACGACCACTGAATCAAACGACGACGACGCGAACGGGCCTCGATCATCGATTGCAGACGCGGCGACTGGTCCGAAAGGACACTGCTGAAATCACGCTGGATGCGGCGCAGATCGCCCAACAATTCGGACGCATCGCGATACCGTTTGCTAGGACTTTTGGCCAGCATTTTGGTGAAGATCGGGTCAAATTCAGTGGGCACATCGCGACAGCGTTGGGACAACAACGGGACCGCTTTTTCGCGATGGGCAATCACCCGTTCCAGCGTTGACTTCCCACGTTCGCGATAGGGGGGATTGCCGGTCACCAGAAAGTGGAATGTGCAACCAAGGCCATAGATGTCCACCGATGGTGATACCTTTCGCGAATCGACAGCTTGTTCGGGCGCCATGTAGTCGATCGTCCCGACAATCTGGCCACGCTGAGTCAGGTTGGCGTCGGTGGTCGCGTCGACTGTGACGGGCGCCTGGTCGGCCAGGTCCTTGGTATCGACGTCGTCTTCGCTGACCGTGGCACCGTCGCCAAACCGAGCCAGACCGACGTCCAAAAGTTTGACCTGCCGGTCGCCGCAGATCAAAATATTTCCTGGTTTGATGTCGCGGTGAATGATGTTGTTTTTGTGGACAAACTTTAGTCCCTCGGCCGCCTGCACCAGAACGTTCAACGCGTCGGGAAACGACATCGTTCCATTCTTTTTGACGTGGGTCGAAAGGTCCATTCCTTCGACGTATTCCATCACCAAATAACAATTGGCACCGCGATATCCCGCATCCAGAGCGCTGACGATGTTGGGGTGGACCAAACGCGAAAGGGCTTCCACTTCGCGACGGAACCGTTCGTCGTCCGACGCATCGGGGTCATCATTCTTTGCGAATTTAACTGCGACCTCCCGCCCCATCACGGTGTGCCGGGCGCGATAGACCGATCCCATTCCCCCTGAACCAATTTCGTCCAGAATCAGATAATCGTCCAAGACAAGTTCATCCGATTTTCCATCGCGAACACTGCAAGCCTGAAAGTCGGTCAACACGCCCGAATCGGTCAATTGCTTGGCCAAAACTTGGTCGCGATCCTTCGTGTGGCTATCTTCGCGGTCCCCCATCGCAGCCAGTTCGGCGCGGATGCCTTCGATCTGTCCTTCGGATACCGTGCCCGACTTGATCAACAGTTCGACCAATCGATTCAGTGACTTGCTCATGGTGCCTCACGATCGCGCGGCGTGACATTCGGATGGCTGGACTGTTTGTCCGCCGGAGCGTCCATGATCTGAAACGGATCGGGATAGATTCGGCGCAGCGAATGTTCCCATCCATCGATGTCCGCTTCGGTGGGCGCACCCGCTGCCCCGCGAAACGCGTTTCCGCTGCCATCACTGCCATCGCTGGACAATGTGCCACAGCCCGTCTGTTGGGAACCATCTATCTGTTGGGAACCATCGGGCCAACCACATTCGCTGGCCTGTGGGACGTACGAATCGGATTCAATTCCGAAACCAAAGGGCAGGGACGAATCAACATGGCCCCACGAGCGCCCCTTGGAATCGTACCCGGACCCACTTTCCGAATGCACAAACATCGACGGTGACGATGAATCGTGCGTGACGCCTTGGCAGTCGGTGCTAGGTGACATCGCTGAACCGCGGGTGCGGGGATCACGCGTTGCCCTTCCCGCTGCATCGCCTTGCTGGGCGCGGTTCAGATCGAACGTCATGACCGCGGCGGCCACGCTTTCGTATTCCAAGGTTAGACGTGCGTAGGGCCATCGATCGTACTGACGATCACGATCGCGAATCATCTGATCCAAGCGAAAATCCAAGTCACCGGGAGCTCCACGTCGACGATAGCTAGCCCGCAGCGCGTCGCGGTCTCGGCGCAACTGCAACAGCGTTGGCTTGGACGCTAGTTTGGCGATCACCGGCAACCATCGATGCAGCGTCGACACAAATCGCGGATCCTTGATCACCCAAGGTTGCGGTAGTTCCTGCAGAGCCGCCAGTGCGGCCCGACCATCCCAGCGTCCGGTTTGGATGTACCGTTCGTTGAGATCGCGGATGGTTGCATGTTCGGCAAACTCTTGATCCGCGGGGCCTAGATTCCAGCCCATCTGTTGCAGCATGCGAGTGACGATCGTAGTACCGCTATGCCCTACCGCTAGAACGATTAACGACGGCATCAAGATGGCGTCGTCTTCGAAGTGATAGGGCAAGATGCGTTTGTAGTGATCGATGCCACGCGAACGCAGGTAGGCTTCGAAGAATGCCGCTGCCCGTCGTCGATAAACGAGATAGTCTTTGGGCCTGGGTTGCGGGACGTGATAGATCCGGGGGACCGAACACGCAGCGATCCGCCAATTTCCAGCAAGTTTGATCTCGTAAAAAAACGGGCAGTGCTCGCCAATCTTCAGCTTGTCGACCCAGCGATGTTCCGCCAGCATTTCGCGGCGGAACAACGCAAAATTCCAAACCATGTCGCACAGGCGGTAAGCGATTCCCGACGCCGTGACCTCGACCCGGTGAATCGCTTCGCGAACCCGCATCGTGCGACGGCAAACCTCGATATCCAACGCATAACACGTCACTCGCGAATCGGCCCCGCGAATCGCACCGCCCACGGCACCGATGGTTTCATCCGCCTGAAGAACCTCCCGCATCGGTTCGATCTGCGTTTCCTCGGTAAACAGAAAGTCGTCTTCTAGGATCAGAAGATAATCGGTCTGCAGGTGATCGATCAACGCATTTCGGGCACGGGAGAGACCACAGTCAAAGGGCATCCGCAGAACTTCGACGTCGTCCGGCAACCGGGCGTGGACATTGCCATTGTCGGCCACCACAATTCGCACCCGTGGATAGCGAAGCCGTATCGATTCGACCAACCGTCGGACCAATCCGGGACGATTGAAGGTGGTGATTCCGAACGTGACGTCATGCATCAGCCAAAGTCTCCTGCGCCGTTACGAATGCCCCCGATCAGAAAACGATTGTACCCTTTCGGGGGGCACCCAGGTTCGCCACACGTCGCTGTGACTTGGTTCCTGTTCTAGAATGCTGGTGCAGCACACGCCGAGGCCGCAGTGTGATAGCCCGATCCAAGCATCCCCAACGCCCCCACCTACCTGAACACGGAACATGTCTAGCCAACCTCTTGTGGAATCCCCGACCGGCCCCGCCATGGACGCATTGTGCGAATCGC
Protein-coding regions in this window:
- a CDS encoding zinc ribbon domain-containing protein YjdM, which gives rise to MSQLPPCPACQSEFAYEDGILLVCPSCGHEWSPAEEAAKADEAAVKDANGNVLQSGDTIVVIKDLKVKGSSLVVKGGTKVKNIRLVDGDHDIDCKIDGVGAMSLKSEFVKKA
- a CDS encoding GNAT family N-acetyltransferase; this translates as MQYAIEADLTADEFIDVLQRSTLAARRPVDSVATISKMLANADLIVTARNDRALLVGVARAMTDFAYCTYLSDLAVDVAFQSQGIGRSLIAAIHDAAGLDTRLILLAAPDAVTYYAHLSDSQGIGMHQHPSCWTIPPASDGPSGPS
- a CDS encoding serine/threonine protein kinase — protein: MSKSLNRLVELLIKSGTVSEGQIEGIRAELAAMGDREDSHTKDRDQVLAKQLTDSGVLTDFQACSVRDGKSDELVLDDYLILDEIGSGGMGSVYRARHTVMGREVAVKFAKNDDPDASDDERFRREVEALSRLVHPNIVSALDAGYRGANCYLVMEYVEGMDLSTHVKKNGTMSFPDALNVLVQAAEGLKFVHKNNIIHRDIKPGNILICGDRQVKLLDVGLARFGDGATVSEDDVDTKDLADQAPVTVDATTDANLTQRGQIVGTIDYMAPEQAVDSRKVSPSVDIYGLGCTFHFLVTGNPPYRERGKSTLERVIAHREKAVPLLSQRCRDVPTEFDPIFTKMLAKSPSKRYRDASELLGDLRRIQRDFSSVLSDQSPRLQSMIEARSRRRRLIQWSLVGGAAMLTIAILAGLTVHTIRRQAANLALVMETIADDLPGDVDADNPSEGKQAVVSPPKIQTVSPPLDLFGYLDTDRSIQTGTGWELTDTELLIPNSTPSLLSVPIRVLEEYRLIVTVRRVEGTGPLVMFLPVHGQSQCFILIDSQRSSESIAGIGFTSDGRLISVQRRCPPLGDQPQRISMDVRDDGIQCFFGDQSILDWRGDPSALVMGGGWTGTDEAKLVIGSNHESSFSLSEIRIETISPP
- a CDS encoding tRNA-uridine aminocarboxypropyltransferase; the encoded protein is MPAADSNNQPGETQAAPDFQPRCLRCFRPQKLCYCSLIPSVANRTDVLILQHRREREHPFNTARMVDMALDRCRLIVENNDVLARRMNEVTLADDAAVLYPGDDVPLLTDLPVDQRPSQLIVLDGTWHHTKTLMRDIPRLATLPRFKLAPPEPGRYRIRREPDDQALSTLEAVIAALADNEPETPGLALQLAELMQAFDRIIDQQIANPKSNWRVNSKRVPDANNVPKALRGTLENIVVAYGEQEQGDYRPASVRPKPRVRPPKSKVPPRPVYWVAQRLVTGERFEMVIQADCLGDEYFRDQIGLDDAKVGTAVSLDEFRESWQGFLRKHDTVVVRHPGTEKLITRNEVSPRHPCLVLKSIKADESADANAAAPMNDTRAAQRLANTIALTQHFSSLASMDADQQK
- a CDS encoding glycosyltransferase family 2 protein, whose protein sequence is MHDVTFGITTFNRPGLVRRLVESIRLRYPRVRIVVADNGNVHARLPDDVEVLRMPFDCGLSRARNALIDHLQTDYLLILEDDFLFTEETQIEPMREVLQADETIGAVGGAIRGADSRVTCYALDIEVCRRTMRVREAIHRVEVTASGIAYRLCDMVWNFALFRREMLAEHRWVDKLKIGEHCPFFYEIKLAGNWRIAACSVPRIYHVPQPRPKDYLVYRRRAAAFFEAYLRSRGIDHYKRILPYHFEDDAILMPSLIVLAVGHSGTTIVTRMLQQMGWNLGPADQEFAEHATIRDLNERYIQTGRWDGRAALAALQELPQPWVIKDPRFVSTLHRWLPVIAKLASKPTLLQLRRDRDALRASYRRRGAPGDLDFRLDQMIRDRDRQYDRWPYARLTLEYESVAAAVMTFDLNRAQQGDAAGRATRDPRTRGSAMSPSTDCQGVTHDSSSPSMFVHSESGSGYDSKGRSWGHVDSSLPFGFGIESDSYVPQASECGWPDGSQQIDGSQQTGCGTLSSDGSDGSGNAFRGAAGAPTEADIDGWEHSLRRIYPDPFQIMDAPADKQSSHPNVTPRDREAP
- a CDS encoding BLUF domain-containing protein, which produces MKSIDTEHGELKQLVYASTALVSFSDTEIGELVQRSRHKNETHQISGVLLYRDDAFFHVLEGPASSVSSLYERIASDTRHSGRILLANRVIERRNFGAWSLGFICDPERIARLPGFVDFFGNRDAKEHDLNAGPPKFTDLERDSLRIRLVLEGFHRGRWMLHANETTGDFAEPRSWQASRIEAVPSRSI
- a CDS encoding circularly permuted type 2 ATP-grasp protein, which produces MNATVTSNCSLSDYQPPADRYDECKTADGKIRPSWQLLAAHVEQLGLAGMNERESTIDQLLRENGTTFLVENENEGEGRQNRPWQLSPVPLVIDSESWKKVEAGLAQRTRLLEAVLGDLLGRQRLVKERIVPAELLAANPIFQRAYHGVPSFGGTRLHITATDMARAKDGAWWVVSDRTRAPSGLGYLLENRIITSRVFPRLVRQSNTRRLAHFFESLRVHLRSLAPAMRENPRVALLTPGVDSYREFEDAYLARYLGLTLVQGTDLAVRGGRLNLKTLGGLLSIEVLWRHISDRKCDPLELLPDSTEGVTGLLRAIRGGNLAVANAIGSVMAQIPALMPFLPGANRFFFGEDLKLPSVATYWCGGPKELQYVLDNLDTLAIRGAFAVTGTSPIHPQELSSEARSELVSAIKANPREYIAQERLPHSTTPVWNDGKWQPWHVALRCFQLQTERGVEVLPGALARLSPTERSLGRSAHSGQMAQDCWIASDHPVDSDATLLAPADAKIVLKRSGDELPSRVAEHLFWLGRYAERGEAIARLLRTTLTRLASENELHELPELPRLVAGLAAIGQIEPDYAIAPLEVSMPRLEDMLPASVMDAGQPRGLQSTIGSVIHNAMVVRDRLSIDAYRIIQRAEADLNAPLAERNIGRLIERMNGLIVDLLGFAGVLSESFTRTHAWQFLELGRRLERAYQTAELLSATLVPVGRGERAVCEAVLETSDSLMTYRSRYLNLVRVAPTLDLLVTDETNPRSIRFQLDEICRVLDQLPNSSSSVGLGHDEKLALELVHYLRMADPNDLSESGDADRRIKLQRLLDRMLEVLPELSNVIAARYLIHTGATQSLTGVLPPIIS
- a CDS encoding transglutaminase family protein, whose translation is MSNQSARYRITHQTHYSYSDQVAICQNQLRMQPRSGGRVTVHSSTMSIHPSPDSVFEHKDYFGNQVYSFAIEFLHRELKVVATSDVTVAAVDMPPETSTPEGSTFEGDVLWETIVEQALTTADTPLRVLEYRFDSARISASEIFAQYARQSFLPGRGILAATLDLTRRIHRDFKYDSSATEVNTPTDKAFELRAGVCQDFAHIEIACLRSLGIPARYVSGYLRTLPPPGKERMVGADESHAWLSVYAGSEHQWVGYDPTNACFVGTQHVPICVGRDYNDVSPMRGVVLGGGKPSLRVSVDVEPIDEPSAGVVPGAGLQQQNQPQQQSQQQQKSRQPPLQDPSSQRMFFFGDEGPVV